The following are from one region of the Pygocentrus nattereri isolate fPygNat1 chromosome 20, fPygNat1.pri, whole genome shotgun sequence genome:
- the LOC108426243 gene encoding arrestin domain-containing protein 3-like produces the protein MSSTIKELTLNYDPVNETNTFSSGDVLQGRVFLEVAKEAKIDCFYIKCKGDADVSWTERHNDRTHTYHSHERYFKLKQVFIQDPSKPANNEPNVIISTGETYSNVVRPGRHVFPFCFQLPHGNMPPSFKGYYGSVKYILEVRVDRSWKMDRTAKAEINFVPRLGAGVNTMSPQSAAIDKKMKFFTSGSASMRATIDKMGYMQGDIIRVSTDVDNSSSRELKLKYSLEQKLVFFAQGRSKNSSKTIFKVVGDPVPNGSKQIVNTDLKIPPNLELTIASCSIIKLVYILKVYLDVPYASDPEITFPVCIYPAGQGPWQSPPSFQPYGPNPPPQAAFGPNPPPQVPFGPNPPPQVPFGPSHPPQVPFGPNPPPQVAFGPSPPGATFGPAPGLYPSLYPSPACPQPANPEAPPSYTDVYPNQNPTVAGFQPHPSAPSCNPPPYSAMGYPGPSAPQQNPAPSAPEFCPNPSNPPYSQAGGPPGYWPNSANPTNQSEPYPTKPPEEKHA, from the exons ATGTCGAGCACGATCAAAGAGCTCACTTTGAACTATGACCCGGTTAACGAGACCAACACCTTCTCGAGCGGCGACGTTCTTCAGGGGCGAGTTTTTCTGGAAGTGGCCAAAGAGGCGAAGATCGACTGTTTTTACATTAAGTGTAAAGGGGACGCGGACGTGAGCTGGACGGAGAGGCATAATGATCGGACCCACACATATCACTCCCACGAGAGATACTTCAAGCTGAAGCAGGTTTTTATTCAGGACCCCTCCAAACCCG CAAACAATGAGCCAAACGTCATTATATCAACTGGGGAGACCT ACAGTAATGTGGTCAGGCCCGGAAGacatgtttttccattttgcttTCAGCTGCCCCATGG GAATATGCCACCATCTTTTAAAGGATATTATGGGTCAGTTAAGTACATTCTGGAAGTCAGAGTGGATCGTTCATGGAAGATGGATCGCACTGCAAAAGCAGAAATCAACTTTGTCCCAAGGCTTGGTGCTGGTGTTAATACAATG AGCccacagagtgcagctatagacAAAAAGATGAAGTTTTTCACCTCTGGAAGTGCGTCAATGAGAGCAACGATTGACAAAATGGGTTATATGCAAG GTGATATCATCAGAGTTTCCACCGATGTTGATAACTCTTCATCTCGCGAACTCAAGCTGAAGTACAGTCTAGAGCAAAAACTGGTCTTCTTTGCACAAGGTCGCTCCAAGAATTCATcaaaaaccattttcaaagtgGTAGGAGATCCTGTCCCAAATGGTTCAAAGCAAATAGTCAACACAGATCTGAAGATCCCACCTAACCTGGAACTAACCATCGCAAGTTGCAGTATTATTAAACTGGTGTACATACTTAAG GTCTATTTGGATGTCCCCTATGCAAGTGATCCAGAGATTACATTTCCAGTGTGTATTTATCCTGCAGGCCAGGGTCCTTGGCAAAGTCCACCAAGCTTTCAGCCCTATGGGCCCAATCCTCCACCCCAGGCTGCCTTTGGGCCCAATCCTCCACCCCAGGTTCCATTTGGGCCCAATCCTCCACCCCAGGTTCCATTTGGGCCCAGTCATCCACCCCAGGTTCCTTTTGGGCCCAATCCTCCACCTCAGGTTGCATTTGGGCCTAGTCCTCCTGGTGCTACCTTCGGACCAGCTCCAGGACTTTACCCTAGCCTTTACCCTTCACCTGCATGCCCACAGCCAGCCAATCCAGAAGCTCCTCCTTCCTATACAGACGTCTATCCAAATCAAAACCCAACAGTTGCAGGATTCCAGCCACATCCATCAGCTCCATCCTGCAATCCTCCACCATATTCTGCTATGGGTTATCCAGGTCCTTCTGCCCCACAGCAGAATCCAGCACCAAGTGCTCCAGAGTTCTGTCCAAATCCGTCTAACCCACCCTATAGTCAAGCAGGAGGTCCCCCTGGATACTGGCCAAATTCAGCCAATCCAACCAACCAGTCAGAGCCTTATCCAACTAAACCAccagaagaaaaacatgcataa
- the LOC108426241 gene encoding arrestin domain-containing protein 3-like isoform X1, with amino-acid sequence MSTPTSGKANMSSTIKELTLNYDPVNEANTFSSGDVLQGRVFLEVAKEAKINYLYIKCKGDADVSWSEGSGDDEDSYHAHERYFKLKQVFIQDPSKPAKKEPNVIITTGETYGNVVRPGRHAFPFSFQLPSGNMPRSFKAYYGSVVYILEVRLGRSWKMDRTAKIEFNFVPRIDAGVNFMSPQSAAIDKKMKLFTSGSASMRATIDRTGYMQGDVIRVSTSVENSSSRQLKLKYKLEQIQGFYAQNSSKHSYKTIFKLVGDPVPTGSKQIVNTDLKIPPNLELTVANSSIIKLEYILKVYLDVPYASDPEIKFPVTILPVGQLFGPQQSSPSFQHNDPYPPPQAAFGPSPPPQVAFGPSPPGAAFGPAPVLYPSLYPSPVYPQPANPEAPPSYTDVYPNQNPTVPGFQRPPSAPSCNPPPYSAMGYPGPSAPQQNPAPSAPEFCPNPSNPPYSQAGGPPGYWPNSANPTNQSEPYPTKPPEEKHA; translated from the exons ATGAGTACAC CGACCAGCGGGAAAGCAAACATGTCGAGCACGATCAAAGAGCTCACTTTGAACTACGACCCGGTTAACGAGGCCAACACCTTCTCGAGCGGCGACGTTCTTCAGGGGCGAGTTTTTCTGGAAGTGGCCAAAGAGGCGAAGATCAACTACTTGTACATTAAGTGTAAAGGGGACGCGGACGTGAGCTGGTCAGAGGGAAGTGGTGATGACGAGGACTCATACCACGCTCACGAGAGATACTTCAAACTGAAGCAGGTTTTTATTCAGGACCCCTCCAAACCCG CAAAAAAAGAACCAAATGTCATTATAACAACTGGGGAGACCT ATGGTAATGTGGTAAGGCCTGGAAGACATGCTTTTCCATTTAGCTTTCAGCTGCCCAGTGG GAATATGCCACGATCTTTTAAAGCATATTATGGGTCAGTTGTGTACATTTTGGAAGTCAGACTGGGTCGGTCATGGAAGATGGACCGCACTGCGaaaatagaattcaactttgtGCCAAGGATTGATGCTGGTGTTAATTTCATG AGCccacagagtgcagctatagacAAAAAGATGAAGCTTTTCACCTCTGGAAGTGCGTCAATGAGAGCAACGATTGACAGAACGGGTTATATGCAAG GTGATGTCATCAGAGTTTCCACCAGTGTTGAAAACTCCTCATCTCGCCAGCTCAAGCTAAAGTACAAACTAGAGCAAATACAGGGCTTCTATGCACAAAACAGCTCTAAGCActcatataaaaccattttcaaattgGTAGGAGATCCTGTCCCAACTGGATCAAAGCAAATAGTCAACACAGATCTGAAGATCCCACCTAACCTGGAACTAACCGTCGCAAATAGCAGTATTATTAAACTGGAGTACATACTTAAG GTCTATTTGGATGTCCCCTATGCAAGTGACCCAGAGATCAAATTTCCAGTGACCATTCTTCCTGTAGGCCAGCTTTTCGGTCCCCAGCAAAGCTCACCAAGCTTTCAACACAATGATCCCTATCCTCCACCCCAGGCTGCATTTGGGCCCAGTCCTCCACCTCAGGTTGCATTTGGGCCTAGTCCTCCTGGTGCTGCCTTTGGACCAGCTCCAGTACTTTACCCTAGCCTTTACCCTTCACCTGTGTATCCACAGCCAGCCAATCCAGAAGCTCCTCCTTCCTATACAGATGTCTATCCAAATCAAAACCCAACAGTTCCAGGATTCCAGCGGCCTCCATCAGCTCCATCCTGCAATCCTCCACCATATTCTGCTATGGGTTATCCAGGTCCTTCTGCCCCACAGCAGAATCCAGCACCAAGTGCTCCAGAGTTCTGTCCAAATCCGTCTAACCCACCCTATAGTCAAGCAGGAGGTCCCCCTGGATACTGGCCAAATTCAGCCAATCCAACCAACCAGTCAGAGCCTTATCCAACTAAACCAccagaagaaaaacatgcataa
- the LOC108426241 gene encoding arrestin domain-containing protein 3-like isoform X3 encodes MSSTIKELTLNYDPVNEANTFSSGDVLQGRVFLEVAKEAKINYLYIKCKGDADVSWSEGSGDDEDSYHAHERYFKLKQVFIQDPSKPAKKEPNVIITTGETYGNVVRPGRHAFPFSFQLPSGNMPRSFKAYYGSVVYILEVRLGRSWKMDRTAKIEFNFVPRIDAGVNFMSPQSAAIDKKMKLFTSGSASMRATIDRTGYMQGDVIRVSTSVENSSSRQLKLKYKLEQIQGFYAQNSSKHSYKTIFKLVGDPVPTGSKQIVNTDLKIPPNLELTVANSSIIKLEYILKVYLDVPYASDPEIKFPVTILPVGQLFGPQQSSPSFQHNDPYPPPQAAFGPSPPPQVAFGPSPPGAAFGPAPVLYPSLYPSPVYPQPANPEAPPSYTDVYPNQNPTVPGFQRPPSAPSCNPPPYSAMGYPGPSAPQQNPAPSAPEFCPNPSNPPYSQAGGPPGYWPNSANPTNQSEPYPTKPPEEKHA; translated from the exons ATGTCGAGCACGATCAAAGAGCTCACTTTGAACTACGACCCGGTTAACGAGGCCAACACCTTCTCGAGCGGCGACGTTCTTCAGGGGCGAGTTTTTCTGGAAGTGGCCAAAGAGGCGAAGATCAACTACTTGTACATTAAGTGTAAAGGGGACGCGGACGTGAGCTGGTCAGAGGGAAGTGGTGATGACGAGGACTCATACCACGCTCACGAGAGATACTTCAAACTGAAGCAGGTTTTTATTCAGGACCCCTCCAAACCCG CAAAAAAAGAACCAAATGTCATTATAACAACTGGGGAGACCT ATGGTAATGTGGTAAGGCCTGGAAGACATGCTTTTCCATTTAGCTTTCAGCTGCCCAGTGG GAATATGCCACGATCTTTTAAAGCATATTATGGGTCAGTTGTGTACATTTTGGAAGTCAGACTGGGTCGGTCATGGAAGATGGACCGCACTGCGaaaatagaattcaactttgtGCCAAGGATTGATGCTGGTGTTAATTTCATG AGCccacagagtgcagctatagacAAAAAGATGAAGCTTTTCACCTCTGGAAGTGCGTCAATGAGAGCAACGATTGACAGAACGGGTTATATGCAAG GTGATGTCATCAGAGTTTCCACCAGTGTTGAAAACTCCTCATCTCGCCAGCTCAAGCTAAAGTACAAACTAGAGCAAATACAGGGCTTCTATGCACAAAACAGCTCTAAGCActcatataaaaccattttcaaattgGTAGGAGATCCTGTCCCAACTGGATCAAAGCAAATAGTCAACACAGATCTGAAGATCCCACCTAACCTGGAACTAACCGTCGCAAATAGCAGTATTATTAAACTGGAGTACATACTTAAG GTCTATTTGGATGTCCCCTATGCAAGTGACCCAGAGATCAAATTTCCAGTGACCATTCTTCCTGTAGGCCAGCTTTTCGGTCCCCAGCAAAGCTCACCAAGCTTTCAACACAATGATCCCTATCCTCCACCCCAGGCTGCATTTGGGCCCAGTCCTCCACCTCAGGTTGCATTTGGGCCTAGTCCTCCTGGTGCTGCCTTTGGACCAGCTCCAGTACTTTACCCTAGCCTTTACCCTTCACCTGTGTATCCACAGCCAGCCAATCCAGAAGCTCCTCCTTCCTATACAGATGTCTATCCAAATCAAAACCCAACAGTTCCAGGATTCCAGCGGCCTCCATCAGCTCCATCCTGCAATCCTCCACCATATTCTGCTATGGGTTATCCAGGTCCTTCTGCCCCACAGCAGAATCCAGCACCAAGTGCTCCAGAGTTCTGTCCAAATCCGTCTAACCCACCCTATAGTCAAGCAGGAGGTCCCCCTGGATACTGGCCAAATTCAGCCAATCCAACCAACCAGTCAGAGCCTTATCCAACTAAACCAccagaagaaaaacatgcataa
- the LOC108426241 gene encoding arrestin domain-containing protein 3-like isoform X2, with amino-acid sequence MTTSGKANMSSTIKELTLNYDPVNEANTFSSGDVLQGRVFLEVAKEAKINYLYIKCKGDADVSWSEGSGDDEDSYHAHERYFKLKQVFIQDPSKPAKKEPNVIITTGETYGNVVRPGRHAFPFSFQLPSGNMPRSFKAYYGSVVYILEVRLGRSWKMDRTAKIEFNFVPRIDAGVNFMSPQSAAIDKKMKLFTSGSASMRATIDRTGYMQGDVIRVSTSVENSSSRQLKLKYKLEQIQGFYAQNSSKHSYKTIFKLVGDPVPTGSKQIVNTDLKIPPNLELTVANSSIIKLEYILKVYLDVPYASDPEIKFPVTILPVGQLFGPQQSSPSFQHNDPYPPPQAAFGPSPPPQVAFGPSPPGAAFGPAPVLYPSLYPSPVYPQPANPEAPPSYTDVYPNQNPTVPGFQRPPSAPSCNPPPYSAMGYPGPSAPQQNPAPSAPEFCPNPSNPPYSQAGGPPGYWPNSANPTNQSEPYPTKPPEEKHA; translated from the exons ATGA CGACCAGCGGGAAAGCAAACATGTCGAGCACGATCAAAGAGCTCACTTTGAACTACGACCCGGTTAACGAGGCCAACACCTTCTCGAGCGGCGACGTTCTTCAGGGGCGAGTTTTTCTGGAAGTGGCCAAAGAGGCGAAGATCAACTACTTGTACATTAAGTGTAAAGGGGACGCGGACGTGAGCTGGTCAGAGGGAAGTGGTGATGACGAGGACTCATACCACGCTCACGAGAGATACTTCAAACTGAAGCAGGTTTTTATTCAGGACCCCTCCAAACCCG CAAAAAAAGAACCAAATGTCATTATAACAACTGGGGAGACCT ATGGTAATGTGGTAAGGCCTGGAAGACATGCTTTTCCATTTAGCTTTCAGCTGCCCAGTGG GAATATGCCACGATCTTTTAAAGCATATTATGGGTCAGTTGTGTACATTTTGGAAGTCAGACTGGGTCGGTCATGGAAGATGGACCGCACTGCGaaaatagaattcaactttgtGCCAAGGATTGATGCTGGTGTTAATTTCATG AGCccacagagtgcagctatagacAAAAAGATGAAGCTTTTCACCTCTGGAAGTGCGTCAATGAGAGCAACGATTGACAGAACGGGTTATATGCAAG GTGATGTCATCAGAGTTTCCACCAGTGTTGAAAACTCCTCATCTCGCCAGCTCAAGCTAAAGTACAAACTAGAGCAAATACAGGGCTTCTATGCACAAAACAGCTCTAAGCActcatataaaaccattttcaaattgGTAGGAGATCCTGTCCCAACTGGATCAAAGCAAATAGTCAACACAGATCTGAAGATCCCACCTAACCTGGAACTAACCGTCGCAAATAGCAGTATTATTAAACTGGAGTACATACTTAAG GTCTATTTGGATGTCCCCTATGCAAGTGACCCAGAGATCAAATTTCCAGTGACCATTCTTCCTGTAGGCCAGCTTTTCGGTCCCCAGCAAAGCTCACCAAGCTTTCAACACAATGATCCCTATCCTCCACCCCAGGCTGCATTTGGGCCCAGTCCTCCACCTCAGGTTGCATTTGGGCCTAGTCCTCCTGGTGCTGCCTTTGGACCAGCTCCAGTACTTTACCCTAGCCTTTACCCTTCACCTGTGTATCCACAGCCAGCCAATCCAGAAGCTCCTCCTTCCTATACAGATGTCTATCCAAATCAAAACCCAACAGTTCCAGGATTCCAGCGGCCTCCATCAGCTCCATCCTGCAATCCTCCACCATATTCTGCTATGGGTTATCCAGGTCCTTCTGCCCCACAGCAGAATCCAGCACCAAGTGCTCCAGAGTTCTGTCCAAATCCGTCTAACCCACCCTATAGTCAAGCAGGAGGTCCCCCTGGATACTGGCCAAATTCAGCCAATCCAACCAACCAGTCAGAGCCTTATCCAACTAAACCAccagaagaaaaacatgcataa
- the pmpca gene encoding mitochondrial-processing peptidase subunit alpha, translated as MAAHMSSFRRWGRVQRLGVAACRQYSSSSGYPNVSLSSPLPGIPKPLFASVDGQEKHETRITTLENGLRVASQNKFGQFCTVGILVNSGSRHEAKYPSGIAHFLEKLAFSSTSQYGSKDEILLSLEKHGGICDCQTSRDTTMYAVSAEVKGLDTVVNLLSDAVLQPRLLDEEIEMTRMTVRFELEDLNMRPDPEPLLTEMIHAAAYRGNTVGLPRYCPAENVDKIDRKLLHTYLRSYYCPERMVLAGVGIEHEQLVECARKYLLNVKPVWGTSTPEKVDRSVAQYTGGIIKMEKDMSDVSLGPTPIPELTHIMIGLESCSFLEDDFIPFAVLNMMMGGGGSFSAGGPGKGMFTRLYLNVLNRHHWMYNATSYHHSYEDSGLLCIHASADPRQVREMVEIITREFIQMAGTAGEMELERAKTQLKSMLMMNLESRPVIFEDVGRQVLATGKRKLPHELCQLISNVTASDIKRVTTKMLRSKPAVAALGDLTELPSYEHIQAALSSKDGRLPRMYRLFR; from the exons ATGGCGGCTCACATGTCCAGCTTCAGGCGTTGGGGCCGCGTACAGAG GCTTGGCGTTGCTGCCTGTAGGCAGTACAGCAGTAGCAGTGGATACCCCAATGTCTCTCTGTCCTCACCGCTCCCCGGCATTCCCAAGCCTCTCTTTGCTTCAGTTGATGGGCAGGAGAAACATGAGACTAGAATCACCACTTTAGAGAACGGCCTCCGAGTTGCATCTCAAAACAAATTTGGACAGTTCTGCACAGTTGGTA tttTGGTAAATTCAGGTTCTCGCCATGAAGCCAAGTATCCTAGTGGGATTGCACACTTTTTGGAAAAGCTTGCTTTTTCT TCAACATCCCAGTACGGAAGTAAAGATGAAATTCTCCTGTCATTGGAAAAACACGGAGGGATCTGTGACTGCCAGACATCCAG GGACACAACAATGTATGCAGTCTCAGCTGAAGTTAAAGGTTTAGACACTGTGGTTAACCTGTTGTCAGATGCTGTTCTGCAGCCACGTTTATTAG ATGAGGAAATCGAGATGACCCGCATGACTGTGAGGTTTGAGTTAGAAGATTTGAATATGAGACCCGATCCAGAGCCTCTGTTGACTGAAATGATCCATGCA GCAGCATACCGTGGGAACACAGTTGGTCTGCCTCGTTACTGCCCTGCTGAGAACGTAGACAAGATTGACCGGAAGCTGCTCCATACATACCTCCGGAGCTACTATTGCCCAGAGCGCATGGTGCTGGCAGGTGTGGGGATCGAGCATGAGCAGCTGGTAGAGTGTGCCAGGAAGTACCTTCTGAATGTGAAGCCAGTGTGGGGCACGAGCACACCTGAGAAAGTGGACCGATCTGTGGCTCAGTACACAGGAGGCATCATAAAG ATGGAGAAGGATATGTCTGATGTGAGTCTTGGACCCACACCCATCCCAGAGCTCACTCATATCATGATCGGCCTAGAGAGCTGCTCCTTTCTG GAGGATGACTTCATCCCTTTTGCTGTCCTCAACATGATGATGGGAGGAGGAGGATCCTTCTCAGCAGGCGGTCCAGGAAAAGGCATGTTTACACGGCTCTATCTAAACGTTCTTAACAG GCATCACTGGATGTACAATGCTACATCATACCACCACAGCTATGAGGACAGTGGGCTCCTCTGTATTCACGCCAGTGCAGACCCCCGACAG gtGCGAGAAATGGTTGAGATAATCACACGGGAGTTTATCCAGATGGCTGGGACAGCAGGAGAG ATGGAACTAGAAAGAGCAAAGACTCAACTGAAATCCATGCTGATGATGAACCTGGAGTCCAGGCCTGTCATTTTTGAGGATGTCGGACGGCAGGTTCTGGCCACAGGCAAAAGAAAGCTGCCGCATGAGCTGTGCCAACTCATTA GTAATGTTACAGCCAGTGACATCAAAAGAGTTACCACCAAGATGCTACGTAGCAAGCCAGCTGTTGCCGCTCTGGGGGACCTGACTGAGCTGCCCTCCTATGAGCACATCCAGGCTGCTCTCTCTAGCAAAGACGGTCGTCTGCCTCGCATGTACCGTCTCTTCCGGTAG